A DNA window from Nycticebus coucang isolate mNycCou1 chromosome 1, mNycCou1.pri, whole genome shotgun sequence contains the following coding sequences:
- the LOC128560991 gene encoding alcohol dehydrogenase 1C-like isoform X2, which yields MEQKCLGKVIKCKAAVLWETNKPFSIEEVEVAPPKAYEVRIKIVATGICRSDDHAVNGTMFVPFPVIIGHEAAGIVESIGEGVTTIKPGDKVIPLFTPQCGKCRVCKHSEGNFCLKSKLNQNQGTLQDNTTRFTCRGKPVHHFLGISTFSQYTVMDEMSVAKIDAASPLEKVCLIGCGFTTGYGSAVNIAKVTQGSTCAVFGLGGVGLSVIIGCKAAGASRIIAVDINKDKFAKAKEVGATECINPQDYKKPIQEVIVEMTDGGVDFSFEVIGRLDTMMAALLSCHEACGTSVVVGVPPYSQNLSMNPILLLTGRTWKGGVFGGYKSKDSVPKLVADFMSKKFSLDTLITNVLPFEKINEGFDLLRSGKSIRTILTF from the exons ATGGAGCAGAAATGCCTGGGGAAG GTAATAAAATGCAAAGCAGCTGTGCTATGGGAGACAAACAAACCCTTTTCCATCGAGGAGGTGGAGGTCGCACCCCCTAAGGCCTATGAAGTTCGGATCAAG ATAGTGGCCACAGGAATCTGTCGCTCAGATGACCATGCAGTTAATGGCACCATGTTCGTCCCTTTTCCTGTGATAATAGGCCATGAGGCTGCCGGCATTGTTGAGAGCATTGGAGAAGGGGTGACCACGATCAAACCAG GTGATAAAGTCATCCCACTCTTTACTCCTCAGTGTGGAAAATGCAGAGTTTGTAAACACTCAGAAGGCAACTTCTGCTTGAAAAGCAA ACTGAACCAGAATCAGGGGACCTTGCAGGATAACACCACCAGGTTCACGTGCAGGGGGAAGCCTGTCCACCACTTCCTCGGCATCAGCACCTTCTCCCAGTACACTGTGATGGATGAGATGTCTGTGGCCAAAATTGATGCAGCTTCACCACTGGAGAAAGTTTGCCTCATTGGCTGTGGATTTACAACTGGTTATGGGTCTGCGGTCAATATTGCCAAG GTCACCCAGGGCTCCACCTGTGCTGTGTTTGGCCTGGGAGGAGTTGGCCTGTCTGTTATCATAGGCTGTAAAGCAGCTGGAGCATCTAGGATCATTGCCGTGGACATCAATAAAGATAAATTTGCAAAGGCCAAAGAGGTGGGTGCCACTGAATGCATCAACCCACAAGACTACAAGAAGCCGATCCAGGAGGTGATAGTGGAAATGACTGATGGAGGAGTGGATTTTTCGTTTGAGGTCATTGGTCGGCTTGACACTATG ATGGCTGCTCTGTTATCTTGTCATGAAGCGTGTGGCACAAGTGTCGTTGTAGGGGTCCCTCCTTATTCTCAAAATCTTTCAATGAACCCTATACTGCTATTGACGGGACGCACCTGGAAAGGAGGTGTTTTTGGTG GCTATAAGAGTAAAGATTCTGTCCCCAAACTTGTGGCTGATTTTATGTCTAAGAAGTTTTCACTGGATACACTAATAACCAATGTTCtaccttttgaaaaaataaatgaaggattTGATCTGCTTCGCTCTGGAAAGAG CATCCGTACCATCCTGACGTTTTGA
- the LOC128560991 gene encoding alcohol dehydrogenase 1C-like isoform X1, with translation MEQKCLGKGRGPLELISLLVCREDRNSMSTAGKVIKCKAAVLWETNKPFSIEEVEVAPPKAYEVRIKIVATGICRSDDHAVNGTMFVPFPVIIGHEAAGIVESIGEGVTTIKPGDKVIPLFTPQCGKCRVCKHSEGNFCLKSKLNQNQGTLQDNTTRFTCRGKPVHHFLGISTFSQYTVMDEMSVAKIDAASPLEKVCLIGCGFTTGYGSAVNIAKVTQGSTCAVFGLGGVGLSVIIGCKAAGASRIIAVDINKDKFAKAKEVGATECINPQDYKKPIQEVIVEMTDGGVDFSFEVIGRLDTMMAALLSCHEACGTSVVVGVPPYSQNLSMNPILLLTGRTWKGGVFGGYKSKDSVPKLVADFMSKKFSLDTLITNVLPFEKINEGFDLLRSGKSIRTILTF, from the exons ATGGAGCAGAAATGCCTGGGGAAG GGAAGAGGTCCACTAGAACTCATCAGTCTCCTGGTCTGCAGAGAAGACAGAAACAGCATGAGTACAGCAGGAAAA GTAATAAAATGCAAAGCAGCTGTGCTATGGGAGACAAACAAACCCTTTTCCATCGAGGAGGTGGAGGTCGCACCCCCTAAGGCCTATGAAGTTCGGATCAAG ATAGTGGCCACAGGAATCTGTCGCTCAGATGACCATGCAGTTAATGGCACCATGTTCGTCCCTTTTCCTGTGATAATAGGCCATGAGGCTGCCGGCATTGTTGAGAGCATTGGAGAAGGGGTGACCACGATCAAACCAG GTGATAAAGTCATCCCACTCTTTACTCCTCAGTGTGGAAAATGCAGAGTTTGTAAACACTCAGAAGGCAACTTCTGCTTGAAAAGCAA ACTGAACCAGAATCAGGGGACCTTGCAGGATAACACCACCAGGTTCACGTGCAGGGGGAAGCCTGTCCACCACTTCCTCGGCATCAGCACCTTCTCCCAGTACACTGTGATGGATGAGATGTCTGTGGCCAAAATTGATGCAGCTTCACCACTGGAGAAAGTTTGCCTCATTGGCTGTGGATTTACAACTGGTTATGGGTCTGCGGTCAATATTGCCAAG GTCACCCAGGGCTCCACCTGTGCTGTGTTTGGCCTGGGAGGAGTTGGCCTGTCTGTTATCATAGGCTGTAAAGCAGCTGGAGCATCTAGGATCATTGCCGTGGACATCAATAAAGATAAATTTGCAAAGGCCAAAGAGGTGGGTGCCACTGAATGCATCAACCCACAAGACTACAAGAAGCCGATCCAGGAGGTGATAGTGGAAATGACTGATGGAGGAGTGGATTTTTCGTTTGAGGTCATTGGTCGGCTTGACACTATG ATGGCTGCTCTGTTATCTTGTCATGAAGCGTGTGGCACAAGTGTCGTTGTAGGGGTCCCTCCTTATTCTCAAAATCTTTCAATGAACCCTATACTGCTATTGACGGGACGCACCTGGAAAGGAGGTGTTTTTGGTG GCTATAAGAGTAAAGATTCTGTCCCCAAACTTGTGGCTGATTTTATGTCTAAGAAGTTTTCACTGGATACACTAATAACCAATGTTCtaccttttgaaaaaataaatgaaggattTGATCTGCTTCGCTCTGGAAAGAG CATCCGTACCATCCTGACGTTTTGA